The following are encoded in a window of Acipenser ruthenus chromosome 26, fAciRut3.2 maternal haplotype, whole genome shotgun sequence genomic DNA:
- the LOC117430880 gene encoding ubiquitin-conjugating enzyme E2 G1 — protein sequence MTEPQSALLLRRQLAELNKNPVEGFSAGLIDDNDLYRWEVLIIGPPDTLYEGGVFKAHLTFPKDYPLRPPKMKFITEIWHPNVDKNGDVCISILHEPGEDKYGYEKPEERWLPIHTVETIMISVISMLADPNGDSPANVDAAKEWREDRNGEFKRKVARCVRKSQETAFE from the exons ATGACGGAGCCGCAGTCAGCGCTTTTACTGAGGAGACAACTGGCAG AACTGAACAAAAATCCTGTGGAAGGTTTCTCGGCAGGGTTAATAGACGACAACGATCTTTACCGATGGGAAGTTCTCATTATTGGCCCTCCTGACACCTTGTA TGAAGGTGGTGTGTTCAAGGCTCATCTCACGTTCCCCAAAGACTATCCACTCAGGCCTCCAAAGATGAAATTCATTACAGAGATCTGGCATCCGAACG ttgacaAGAACGGCGATGTATGTATTTCCATTCTGCACGAGCCCGGTGAAGATAAATATGGTTACGAGAAGCCAGAAGAACGCTGGCTTCCTATTCACACAGTGGAAACCATCATGATAAGTGTCATTTCAATGCTGGCAGATCCCAATGGAGACTCCCCTGCAAATGTAGATGCAGCG AAAGAATGGAGGGAAGACCGAAATGGAGAATTCAAAAGGAAAGTTGCTCGCTGTGTAAGAAAAAGCCAAGAGACTGCCTTCGAGTGA